A single genomic interval of Fibrobacter sp. UWR4 harbors:
- a CDS encoding glycosyltransferase — translation MKVVKLFGFLYRRLLTLRHLILSVFFRPYIAWTARNKSVKKEPYDFGNLYASLTTYPARINDCYYTICSILSQRTPVNKIVVTLTKEEFPSGERDIPERILNLKEKGVEFIWADTNLKPHNKYFHIMQKYPEATIITIDDDIIYSRSTFSKLVNSYQKNSKAIIALCTDRFLVKDNEILPYSESMHCYDSKINEPRMDLCANGFAGVLYPPSILPQETFNVDAIKKCAPIADDIWLKYMEIMGKVSVVCACSYKDPIVIPDGQSTALLNQNNLQNQNDVQQKNIEKFYSNFDFVKMIKNEN, via the coding sequence TTGAAAGTAGTCAAGCTGTTTGGCTTTCTATACAGAAGACTTCTTACTCTTCGTCATCTAATTCTATCAGTATTCTTTCGACCATACATCGCCTGGACTGCAAGGAATAAATCCGTAAAAAAAGAGCCTTACGATTTTGGCAATCTTTACGCATCGCTAACTACCTATCCTGCAAGAATTAACGACTGTTATTATACAATTTGCTCTATTCTTTCACAGCGAACCCCAGTAAATAAAATTGTCGTCACTCTAACAAAAGAAGAATTCCCCTCAGGAGAAAGGGACATTCCTGAAAGAATTTTAAACCTGAAAGAAAAAGGTGTGGAATTCATTTGGGCTGATACAAATCTCAAGCCGCACAATAAATACTTCCATATTATGCAGAAGTATCCTGAAGCAACGATTATTACCATAGATGACGATATAATCTATTCACGGAGCACGTTTTCCAAGCTGGTAAACAGCTACCAGAAAAATTCCAAAGCCATAATAGCACTTTGTACTGATAGATTTCTTGTAAAGGACAATGAAATTTTGCCGTATAGTGAATCTATGCATTGCTACGATTCAAAAATCAACGAGCCGAGAATGGACTTGTGCGCAAATGGATTTGCAGGAGTTTTGTATCCGCCGTCTATTCTACCCCAAGAAACTTTTAATGTAGATGCTATAAAAAAATGTGCCCCTATTGCAGATGACATCTGGCTTAAATATATGGAAATTATGGGAAAAGTTTCCGTAGTTTGCGCATGTTCCTACAAGGATCCCATAGTCATTCCAGACGGACAAAGTACAGCTCTGCTAAACCAAAACAATTTGCAAAACCAAAATGACGTACAACAAAAAAATATTGAAAAATTTTATTCTAATTTTGATTTTGTCAAAATGATTAAAAACGAGAATTAA
- a CDS encoding glycosyltransferase family 2 protein, translating into MPLITIFTPTYNRKDLIERLYQSLLLQTQKCFEWVVIDDGSTDNTESFFTEIQATEQPFSIRYVKQQNGGKHRAINKGVSIAKGELFFIVDSDDTLLPQAIEKICQWDATLDNSHKWAGLAGLRGKTESLVIGQRNNSAPFVDAKNSERQQKSLEGDKAEVYFTEVLRKYPFPEIPGEKFISEEIVWNAIARDGYYLRWFNEIIYTCDYLDGGLTKDNSKERNNPEGCLLWAKGQLETFPDNSRKRFLAIAIYRNAVKHVKNISTTAKELSVSPFSVVAASLMLSIYQPLFNLLQRNKH; encoded by the coding sequence ATGCCCTTAATCACCATCTTCACTCCGACTTATAATCGTAAAGATTTGATAGAACGTCTCTATCAATCTCTTTTACTGCAAACACAAAAGTGTTTTGAGTGGGTGGTCATTGATGATGGTAGCACAGACAATACCGAATCGTTCTTTACCGAAATACAAGCAACAGAGCAACCGTTTTCCATTCGTTACGTGAAACAGCAAAATGGTGGTAAACATAGAGCCATCAACAAAGGAGTTTCCATAGCTAAAGGCGAGTTATTTTTCATCGTAGATTCCGATGACACCCTCCTCCCCCAAGCTATTGAAAAGATTTGCCAATGGGACGCTACATTAGATAATTCCCACAAATGGGCTGGACTTGCAGGGCTTCGAGGCAAAACTGAAAGCCTGGTTATCGGTCAAAGAAATAATTCCGCTCCGTTTGTTGATGCAAAGAACTCCGAACGACAGCAAAAATCTCTAGAAGGAGACAAAGCTGAAGTCTATTTCACTGAGGTTCTCCGCAAGTATCCTTTCCCAGAGATTCCTGGGGAAAAATTCATCTCGGAAGAAATCGTATGGAACGCAATAGCACGAGATGGATATTACCTGCGCTGGTTTAACGAAATCATCTATACATGCGATTATCTTGACGGAGGTCTGACAAAAGACAATTCCAAGGAAAGAAACAACCCAGAAGGTTGCCTTTTGTGGGCTAAGGGACAGCTGGAAACATTTCCCGACAACTCGCGCAAACGTTTTCTTGCTATCGCAATCTATAGAAACGCAGTAAAACACGTCAAAAATATTTCGACGACAGCAAAAGAATTATCAGTATCACCTTTTTCTGTTGTAGCAGCATCATTGATGTTAAGCATATATCAACCTTTGTTCAATCTTTTACAAAGGAATAAGCATTGA
- a CDS encoding glycosyltransferase family 32 protein — translation MIPKVIHYCWFGHNPLPPLAERCIASWKKFLPDYEIKEWNEDNFDVSQIPYTEQAYKNKKYAFVSDYARFKILYEHGGIYFDTDVEVIKPIDDILAKGAFMGLEQDVSEGFACAPGLGIACAPKAKLMKSLIDLYQDLQFENSDGSINTKTVVEHTSELMIRDGISIHPGILEFQDFSIYPKEYFCPKPSEFGKINLTENTRTIHHYAGSWISKKQRFANLLIKIFGKKIVLALWRFIK, via the coding sequence TTGATTCCCAAGGTAATACATTATTGTTGGTTCGGCCATAATCCTCTGCCACCATTAGCGGAGCGTTGTATTGCATCATGGAAGAAGTTCCTTCCAGACTACGAAATCAAGGAATGGAACGAAGATAACTTCGATGTAAGCCAAATTCCATACACAGAGCAGGCCTACAAAAACAAGAAATACGCCTTCGTCAGCGACTACGCAAGATTCAAGATCTTATACGAGCATGGCGGCATCTATTTCGATACAGATGTAGAGGTCATCAAGCCTATTGACGACATTCTCGCCAAAGGCGCCTTTATGGGATTGGAACAAGACGTTAGCGAAGGGTTCGCCTGCGCCCCTGGATTAGGCATAGCTTGTGCGCCCAAGGCCAAGCTAATGAAGTCTCTCATAGATTTATACCAGGATCTTCAATTTGAAAACAGCGATGGAAGCATAAATACAAAAACTGTCGTTGAACACACTTCTGAATTGATGATTCGAGATGGAATTTCCATCCATCCAGGCATTCTTGAATTTCAAGATTTCTCAATTTACCCCAAGGAATATTTTTGCCCTAAGCCATCAGAATTTGGAAAAATCAATCTTACAGAAAATACAAGAACCATCCATCATTATGCTGGATCCTGGATTTCGAAGAAGCAGCGTTTCGCAAATCTTTTGATTAAAATTTTTGGGAAGAAGATTGTTTTAGCCCTTTGGCGTTTTATAAAGTAA
- a CDS encoding glycosyltransferase yields the protein MNKQVKVCQVLHGIVGGGSEQVVLNYCSRMSDIHFDLLYQYEPNPQILERFNEAGINCIQIPDKVHHPIKHLWSIFRIFRDGHYDVVHSHLDWFLNAYVMFLAWLARVPKRIAHHHQAYHPTNPLLRLLCAMLRIPNKMFATHWLACGKSAAENGWGKRTVANGKVTILPNAIDPERFKFDAIARKRIREQYGIAEDDFVVGHVGRFFPEKNHRFIIELFAELLKKNPKAKLLLVGNGPLQDDVKTLVHEKSLDDSVIFSGLQKDTVPFYCAFDVLLLPSVREAFPMTLVEAQYNGLQCVVSDAVPNEVAISSRVKKLPIKEVQPWVAELVKKNTRVENVDCRVDNDRFDIRKCYGVLELLYKTPKG from the coding sequence ATGAACAAGCAAGTCAAGGTATGTCAAGTTCTCCACGGTATTGTGGGTGGTGGCTCGGAGCAGGTGGTTCTGAACTACTGCTCGCGCATGAGTGATATACATTTTGATTTGCTTTATCAGTATGAACCGAATCCGCAGATTTTGGAGCGCTTCAATGAGGCTGGAATAAACTGCATCCAGATTCCGGATAAGGTGCATCACCCTATTAAACATTTGTGGTCAATCTTCCGTATTTTTAGGGATGGTCACTACGACGTGGTTCACTCGCATTTGGATTGGTTCCTGAATGCCTATGTAATGTTCTTGGCTTGGTTGGCGAGAGTTCCGAAAAGGATTGCTCACCATCACCAGGCTTATCATCCCACGAATCCGTTGCTAAGGCTGTTGTGCGCAATGCTGCGAATCCCGAATAAAATGTTTGCTACTCATTGGCTTGCTTGTGGCAAGTCTGCCGCAGAAAATGGGTGGGGTAAGCGCACGGTTGCAAATGGGAAGGTGACTATTCTCCCTAATGCCATTGATCCGGAACGATTTAAGTTTGACGCTATTGCACGAAAGCGAATTCGCGAACAATACGGAATTGCAGAAGATGATTTTGTAGTGGGACATGTGGGAAGGTTTTTTCCGGAGAAGAATCATCGTTTTATTATAGAACTGTTTGCTGAATTACTGAAGAAAAATCCCAAGGCAAAACTTCTTCTTGTGGGAAATGGTCCTTTGCAAGATGATGTGAAAACGTTGGTACACGAAAAAAGCTTGGATGATTCAGTAATCTTTTCTGGTCTACAGAAGGATACGGTTCCCTTTTATTGTGCGTTTGATGTGTTGCTTTTGCCTTCTGTGCGTGAAGCATTTCCCATGACCCTTGTGGAGGCTCAATATAATGGGCTGCAGTGCGTTGTGAGCGATGCTGTTCCTAACGAAGTTGCGATTTCCTCTAGGGTGAAAAAGCTTCCTATAAAAGAAGTTCAGCCTTGGGTGGCTGAACTTGTGAAGAAGAATACTCGGGTTGAAAACGTTGATTGTCGTGTAGATAACGACCGTTTTGATATTCGAAAGTGCTATGGTGTGCTTGAATTACTTTATAAAACGCCAAAGGGCTAA
- a CDS encoding ATP-binding protein, whose amino-acid sequence MMLGRHIKQVLNKSFFKGKALVLVGARQVGKTTLFNELAQGYDGKKLFLNCDEPEVKETLQNINARDLKLLIADNKLVIIDEAQRVPQVGLVLKRIADNFKDVQLMVTGSSSLDLRDRLNEPLTGRKLEYRLFPISSKEIYDAQGLIAVKQALHSRMIYGSYPDVLNNPENAKEILLNLSNSYLYKDLLSFEEIRKPTLLEKLLVALALQIGSEVSYNELAQTIGSDTRTVEKYIDLLEKCFVVFKLNAFNRNVRTELKKGKKVYFWDNGVRNAILQNFAPLELRNDAGALWENFFITERLKWNEYSQNHCNTYFWRTTAQQEIDFVEEQDGQYTVYEMKWNPKKGRTKIPETFTRNYPVKSATVVTPENYLDFLI is encoded by the coding sequence ATGATGCTTGGACGACATATTAAACAGGTTCTGAATAAGTCTTTCTTTAAGGGCAAGGCTCTTGTTTTGGTTGGCGCGCGTCAGGTCGGCAAGACAACCTTGTTCAATGAATTGGCGCAAGGCTATGATGGGAAGAAACTTTTTTTGAATTGCGACGAACCTGAGGTCAAGGAAACCTTGCAAAATATAAACGCAAGGGATCTAAAACTGCTTATTGCTGATAATAAACTGGTGATTATTGATGAGGCTCAGAGAGTGCCTCAAGTCGGTTTGGTTTTAAAAAGGATTGCTGATAATTTTAAGGATGTTCAACTGATGGTTACGGGGTCGTCGTCCCTTGATCTTCGTGATCGCTTGAACGAACCGTTGACAGGCCGTAAACTAGAGTACAGGCTTTTTCCCATTTCTTCCAAGGAAATTTATGATGCGCAAGGGTTGATTGCTGTAAAGCAGGCTCTTCATAGTCGCATGATATATGGGTCCTATCCAGATGTTTTGAATAACCCTGAAAATGCGAAGGAAATACTGCTTAATTTGTCAAACAGCTATTTGTACAAGGACCTTCTCTCTTTTGAAGAAATTCGCAAGCCGACTCTGCTTGAAAAATTGCTTGTTGCGTTGGCGCTTCAAATTGGGAGTGAAGTTTCGTATAATGAACTTGCACAGACCATCGGCTCTGACACGCGGACAGTGGAAAAGTACATCGATCTTCTTGAAAAGTGTTTCGTTGTGTTCAAACTGAATGCTTTTAATAGGAATGTGCGGACAGAATTGAAAAAGGGAAAGAAAGTCTATTTTTGGGACAATGGGGTGCGGAACGCCATTTTACAAAATTTTGCTCCGTTGGAACTCCGAAACGACGCTGGGGCCTTGTGGGAAAATTTCTTCATAACGGAGCGCCTAAAATGGAACGAGTACTCGCAAAACCATTGCAATACTTATTTTTGGAGGACTACGGCTCAACAGGAAATTGACTTTGTCGAGGAACAGGATGGTCAGTACACTGTTTACGAAATGAAGTGGAATCCTAAAAAAGGTAGAACAAAGATTCCGGAGACTTTTACGAGAAACTATCCTGTGAAAAGTGCTACGGTAGTAACGCCTGAGAATTATTTGGATTTTTTGATTTAG